Proteins from a single region of Macrotis lagotis isolate mMagLag1 chromosome 2, bilby.v1.9.chrom.fasta, whole genome shotgun sequence:
- the LOC141511856 gene encoding guanylate-binding protein 2-like yields the protein MVQSHTKGIWMCCVPHPKKPNHTVILLDIDGLSNMEEDDNKNDSWLFALAVLLSSTFVYNSMSTINQQAMEQLQYPSAECIQSKSALNPDKVENISEFPNIFPNFRGIMQYLISKLKFNTSGKPVKMPAPLCLIENSKGQLIVNQKALEILSSITNPVVVVVAIVGLYQTGKSYLMNKLAGKKSDICNQPSNGVYGFSFGSTVQSHTKGIWMWCVPHPKKPNHTLVLLDTEGLGDVEKVNLRKLKYLMNLVSLSASCSLTHYEDMMKQRVQFPTETLTELLDMHATCEKEAIEIFQKDSFEDVDQEFQKLLMSQLEAKPLAFYKQNMIESEKKCRALIQDIFSLLEEAVNNGTFFKPGGYGLFLQMIKELKEKYHQQPRKGIQVKH from the exons ATGGTGCAGTCTCACACCAAAGGCATCTGGATGTGTTGTGTTCCTCATCCAAAGAAACCAAATCATACCGTCATTCTCCTGGACATTGATGGTCTGAGTAATATGGAGGAG GATGACAACAAGAATGACTCATGGCTTTTTGCCCTGGCCGTGCTCCTGAGCAGCACCTTTGTCTACAACAGCATGAGCACCATCAACCAGCAGGCCATGGAGCAGCTGCAGTATCCTTCT GCAGAATGCATCCAAAGCAAATCTGCCCTGAACCCTGATAAGGTAGAAAATATCTCAGAATTTCCaaacatttttccaaattttcgGGGGATTATGCAATATCTAATCTCAAAGCTAAAATTCAACACCTCTG GTAAACCTGTTAAGATGCCAGCCCCATTGTGTCTAATTGAGAACTCAAAAGGACAATTGATAGTGAACCAGAAAGCTCTGGAGATTCTTTCCTCAATAACCAAtcctgtggtggtggtggtggctatTGTGGGCCTGTATCAAACTGGAAAGTCCTACCTGATGAATAAACTGGCAGGGAAAAAATCAGATATATGCAATCAGCCAAGTAATGGTGTGTATG GTTTCTCCTTTGGCTCCACAGTGCAGTCTCACACGAAGGGTATCTGGATGTGGTGTGTTCCTCATCCCAAGAAACCGAATCACACCCTTGTTCTCCTGGACACTGAGGGGCTAGGCGATGTGGAGAAG GTAAACCTGAGGaagttaaaatatttaatgaacctCGTGAGTCTATCTGCCAGTTGTTCCCTTACACACTATGAAGACATGATGAAACAAAGAGTCCAGTTCCCCACAGAAACTCTTACAGAGTTGTTGGACATGCATGCCACCTGTGAGAAGGAAGCCATTGAAATCTTCCAAAAGGATTCTTTTGAAGATGTGGATCAGGAATTCCAAAAACTATTGATG AGCCAATTAGAAGCCAAACCACTTGCCTTTTATAAGCAAAACATGATTGAGTCTGAAAAAAAATGCAGAGCTTTAATTCAGGACATTTTCAGCCTTCTGGAGGAAGCAGTGAACAATGGGACCTTCTTTAAACCAGGTGGCTATGGTCTGTTTCTTCAGATGATTAAGGAGCTGAAAGAGAAGTACCACCAGCAGCCCAGGAAAGGCATACAGGTGAAACATTAA